One window of Nostoc sp. C052 genomic DNA carries:
- a CDS encoding NAD(+) kinase, translated as MPKAGIIYNDVKPIAGRVAIELKDKLTAAGWNVCITSSIGGILGYPNPESPVCHTPIDGLTPPGFDSDMKFAVVLGGDGTVLAASRQVAPCGIPLLTVNTGHMGFLTETFLNQLPQALEQAIAGEYEIEERAMLTVKVFRGDSVLWEALCLNEMVLHREPLTSMCHFEIAIGRHAPVDIAADGVIVSTPTGSTAYSLSAGGPVVTPGVPVLQLVPICPHSLASRALVFPDSESVNIYPVNIPRLVMVVDGNGGCYILPEDRVYMERSQYSARFIRLQPPEFFRILREKLGWGLPHIAKPTSVELP; from the coding sequence GTGCCGAAAGCAGGCATTATCTACAATGACGTTAAACCGATAGCGGGCCGTGTCGCTATCGAGTTGAAAGACAAGCTAACCGCAGCCGGTTGGAATGTATGTATCACATCGAGTATCGGTGGGATATTGGGCTACCCTAACCCGGAAAGTCCTGTATGCCACACCCCCATTGACGGTCTAACGCCCCCTGGTTTTGACTCAGATATGAAGTTTGCAGTGGTATTAGGGGGAGACGGCACTGTTTTAGCAGCGTCTCGTCAGGTAGCTCCCTGTGGTATTCCACTACTAACAGTGAATACCGGCCACATGGGATTTTTGACCGAAACTTTCCTGAATCAATTGCCCCAAGCACTAGAACAGGCGATCGCAGGTGAGTATGAAATTGAAGAACGAGCTATGCTCACCGTCAAAGTGTTTCGGGGAGACTCAGTACTGTGGGAAGCTCTCTGCTTAAATGAAATGGTGCTGCATCGGGAACCTTTGACCTCTATGTGCCATTTTGAAATTGCCATAGGACGCCATGCGCCAGTAGATATTGCTGCGGATGGTGTGATTGTTTCTACACCTACTGGTTCTACAGCTTACTCATTAAGTGCTGGTGGCCCAGTGGTGACTCCTGGTGTACCTGTTTTGCAGCTAGTACCTATTTGTCCCCATTCCCTAGCTTCTAGAGCATTGGTATTTCCAGATAGTGAATCGGTCAATATCTACCCAGTCAATATCCCTCGGCTAGTGATGGTGGTAGATGGCAATGGTGGGTGTTACATCCTACCAGAAGATCGGGTATATATGGAGCGATCGCAATATAGTGCCCGATTTATTCGCCTGCAACCGCCTGAGTTTTTCCGAATTTTGCGAGAAAAATTAGGTTGGGGCTTGCCACATATCGCCAAACCAACTTCGGTAGAGTTGCCGTAG
- a CDS encoding DUF192 domain-containing protein has protein sequence MTRWLSLLSMLLSLFLMGCSAPTTAKPPSPASASQTPAAASLGQTLPITAKAIVPNGTTIKLEVAQTPEQQEMGLMYRPALPDDRGMLFPFPSAQPVSFWMKNTPMPLDIVFLHKGVVKYIQAATPPCTSDPCPTYGPRTLVDKVIELRSGRAAELKLKVGDTIKFEF, from the coding sequence ATGACTCGTTGGCTAAGTTTGCTTTCGATGTTGCTGAGTCTTTTTCTGATGGGCTGTTCCGCCCCAACAACAGCTAAACCTCCCAGCCCCGCCTCTGCTTCTCAAACTCCAGCAGCAGCGAGTTTAGGTCAAACACTACCAATTACTGCTAAAGCCATTGTTCCTAATGGCACAACAATTAAATTAGAGGTAGCACAGACACCAGAACAGCAAGAGATGGGTTTGATGTATCGACCAGCTTTGCCAGATGACCGGGGAATGCTATTTCCCTTCCCTTCAGCACAACCAGTTAGTTTCTGGATGAAGAATACACCTATGCCATTGGATATAGTATTTCTACATAAGGGTGTAGTTAAATATATTCAGGCTGCTACACCTCCTTGTACAAGTGATCCTTGTCCTACTTACGGCCCCAGGACACTAGTCGATAAGGTGATTGAACTTCGCTCTGGAAGAGCTGCCGAATTGAAGTTAAAAGTAGGTGATACTATCAAATTTGAGTTTTGA
- a CDS encoding DUF2949 domain-containing protein gives MTIHSAQGGEIQMSPSKYSRLIHFLQEDLAISTASLAVALRHREQDPGPLAMILWQYGLITLDQLEQIYDWLETA, from the coding sequence ATGACAATACATTCTGCACAAGGAGGTGAGATACAAATGTCACCATCAAAATATTCTCGACTGATTCATTTTTTGCAAGAAGATTTGGCAATTTCCACAGCATCACTAGCAGTGGCACTTCGGCACCGGGAGCAAGACCCAGGCCCTTTGGCAATGATTCTTTGGCAGTATGGGTTGATTACTTTAGACCAATTAGAACAAATTTATGATTGGCTGGAGACGGCATAG
- a CDS encoding alanine--glyoxylate aminotransferase family protein, which produces MNDKLMLMIPGPTPVPEAALLALAKHPIGHRTSEFSNILAEVTENLKWLHQTQNDVLTLNVSGTGAVEAGIINFLSPGDRILVGSNGKFGERWVEVGQAYGLNVEEVKVEWGKPLDPAVFAEKLQADTQKQIKAVIITHSETSTGVLNDLETINRHVKEHGEALIIVDAVTSLGAFNLPVDAWGLDIVASGSQKGYMIPPGLGFVSVSPKAWEAYKSAKLPKYYLDLGKYRKATAKNTTPFTPPVNLIVALHTTLRIMKEEGLESIFARHERLKNATRAAIQGLNLPLFAADSYASPAITAVAPQGIEPDKIRSFIKKRFDIALAGGQDHLSNKIFRIGHLGFVSDRDILSCIASLEVTLSELGYEDFTPGSGVAAALRVFTK; this is translated from the coding sequence ATGAATGATAAGCTGATGCTGATGATTCCAGGCCCTACCCCAGTGCCCGAAGCTGCCTTACTGGCATTAGCCAAGCATCCAATTGGACACCGTACTAGTGAATTTAGCAATATATTGGCAGAGGTGACAGAAAACCTCAAGTGGCTGCACCAAACTCAAAATGATGTGCTGACGCTGAATGTCAGTGGTACGGGTGCTGTAGAAGCCGGAATAATTAATTTTCTCTCTCCAGGCGATCGCATCTTAGTTGGCTCTAATGGTAAATTTGGTGAACGCTGGGTAGAAGTTGGTCAAGCCTACGGTTTGAATGTAGAAGAAGTTAAGGTGGAATGGGGAAAACCCTTAGACCCCGCAGTATTTGCCGAAAAACTCCAAGCAGATACCCAAAAGCAAATAAAAGCCGTAATCATTACCCACAGCGAAACCTCAACGGGTGTGTTGAATGACCTAGAAACCATCAACCGCCACGTTAAAGAACACGGTGAAGCTTTAATTATCGTTGATGCTGTAACTAGCTTGGGTGCGTTCAACCTACCTGTGGATGCTTGGGGTTTGGATATCGTCGCTTCCGGTTCCCAAAAAGGTTATATGATTCCGCCAGGGTTGGGTTTTGTTTCAGTCAGTCCCAAAGCTTGGGAAGCTTACAAAAGTGCAAAGCTACCAAAATATTATTTGGACTTAGGCAAATATCGCAAAGCCACAGCCAAAAATACAACCCCATTTACTCCCCCTGTGAACTTGATTGTAGCGTTACACACCACGCTGCGAATCATGAAAGAAGAAGGCTTGGAATCAATATTTGCTCGTCATGAACGGCTGAAAAATGCTACCCGCGCCGCCATTCAAGGATTAAATTTACCCTTGTTTGCAGCAGATAGTTATGCTAGTCCGGCGATTACAGCTGTAGCACCACAGGGAATTGAACCAGATAAGATTCGGTCATTTATCAAAAAACGCTTTGATATTGCCTTAGCTGGTGGTCAAGACCACTTGAGTAATAAAATTTTCCGTATTGGTCACTTGGGTTTTGTGAGCGATCGCGATATCCTTAGCTGTATAGCATCCTTAGAAGTTACCCTCTCAGAACTTGGCTATGAAGACTTCACCCCTGGTTCTGGTGTAGCAGCAGCACTTAGAGTGTTTACAAAATAG
- the nblR gene encoding response regulator transcription factor NblR, producing MTVAQSPSVLVIETDESLANQLACDLQEAGYESIVAHDAASGLQHCRDRQPALIVLDRMLAGESGLSLCKNLRSTGMRSPVLILMARDTVDDRVACLEAGADDYILKPYRSEDFLKLIRLYLKPDVDTTEQLRFGDLILDIATRRAIHNGRPIDLTMKEFELLKFLMEHPREVLTREQILENVWGYDFLGESNVIEVYIRYLRLKIEDEGQKRLIQTVRGVGYVLRES from the coding sequence ATGACAGTTGCTCAAAGTCCCTCTGTTTTGGTGATTGAAACCGATGAGAGCCTTGCAAATCAGCTTGCTTGCGATTTGCAAGAAGCCGGCTATGAATCAATTGTGGCTCATGATGCAGCGAGTGGTTTACAACACTGTCGCGATCGCCAGCCTGCTTTAATTGTTTTAGACCGAATGCTAGCAGGAGAATCAGGACTCTCATTGTGCAAAAATCTCAGAAGCACTGGTATGCGATCGCCTGTATTGATTTTAATGGCAAGGGATACAGTTGACGATCGGGTAGCTTGTCTAGAAGCTGGAGCGGATGATTACATTCTCAAGCCTTACCGCTCAGAAGACTTTTTGAAGTTGATTCGCCTCTACTTAAAACCCGATGTGGATACCACCGAGCAATTACGCTTTGGGGATTTAATTTTAGACATAGCAACTCGTCGCGCCATACACAACGGACGACCAATTGACTTGACAATGAAGGAATTTGAACTATTAAAATTCTTAATGGAACATCCCCGTGAAGTGTTAACCCGCGAACAAATTTTAGAGAATGTTTGGGGTTACGACTTTCTGGGTGAGTCGAATGTAATTGAAGTGTACATCCGTTACTTGCGGCTAAAAATCGAAGATGAAGGTCAAAAGCGCCTTATTCAAACAGTGCGCGGCGTCGGGTACGTTTTAAGAGAATCCTAG